The region GAAGCAGGAGTGTCTATATCAACAGTTTCACGAGTTATTAATGGCTCGTCTCCTGTTAAAAAAGAAACCAAGGAAAAAGTTTTAAATGCAATAAATAAATTAAATTATTATCCTGATGCTCTTGCAAGAAGTTTAAGGGTAGGATATACAGATACCATCGGAATAATAATACCAAATATTGCTAACCCTTTTTTTGCCACCTTAGTTAGAGGCGCAGAGGATTATCTTAGATCTAAAGGATATTCCTTAATAATATGTAATTCTGATAATGCGGTTGATCAGGAAAAAAAATTGTTCAACATTCTTGCAGAAAAAAAAGTAGATGGAATACTATACTCCGGAATTGGTGATCATCTTGAAAAATTCAACCATATCAATATCCCCATAGTCTTTATCGACAGGGTAATAAAAGATAATAGGTTTTCGTACGTCTGCTCTAATCACTATAAAGGAATGGAAGATCTACTAAATTATCTATTTGAAACTAATCACAAAAGATATGTTTTTATTAGTGGAAAAAAAGAAATATTTAGTGCAGTGGAAAGATTAAGAGCTTTTGGGAATTTCGTGAAAAAAAATAAAATTGAGTACAAAATTCTAGAAGGGGAATATACATACGAATCCGGTTTAATTAATGGTAAAAAAATAAAGAAATTGCCTGACGTAGTTGTCTGTTCAAATGATCTAATTGCCTATGGAGTTATAGAAAGTTTCAAAGAAAGGAAGATAAAAGTTCCCCAAGACGTAAGTGTAACAGGATATGATGACATCACATTTAGCAAAATGTTTTCTCCAGCACTAACAACTGTCAGACAACCTATATATGAGATGGGGAAAATCTCAGCAGAAATCATACACAGGCTATTGATAAAAAAAGATGATTATATACCTGTAAAATTATTTCAAAATCAAGTTATAGTAAGAGAAAGTACGAGAAATCCTAGAAATAAATGATTCTCAAATATCCGTTTTTAAAGAAATTTAGTGTAACTTTTAATCGTTTCTGAATTGCAAAGTTTTAAAGAATTATTAAAGGAAACTGAAAATAAACAAGCGACAAATTACAACAAAAATTAACTAGGTTTTTATGAAAATTTTAAGGTATATTTTGGTCATAAAGTATAATCTCCCATGCTTTCGAGAAATGATAATTAGATATATAAAAAGATTTGCTAAAGGTCAATATAATTGAATAAGTAAAAAATAAGGTAACGAAGATAACTCATAGGAAATTAAAAACACCCTTTGAAAATTAAAAGAATTAAAATTGAAAACTGGTGGTCATTCAAGTCTCCAAATAAAGTATAAGAAATTATGAATAATTCAGTTATTAAATAACTTTTGGTTGTAAAGAGCGAACTCATTTTTAAGACAAATTTCAAATAGAACAAAAAAGTTGCTCAGATTTAATACATGTCTTCGTATTTTGTACAGGCTTTAGATACATAATCTTAAACGAATTAGAAATAAAATTGCAAGAAAAGAGTAATGATAAAATTGTTGATTTTTGTAATAATTTAATGAAATTTTGGTGCCAAACGAATAATATCTTAGGATTTTTAATGCAACCGAGAGAATGTTATAAAAAATGTTTAATTGTAGGTTTTATAATTTCTAAGGTGCCTATTTTTACATATATAAGGAGGTAAAAAATGAAAAAAAGAATTTTAAAGGTAGCAACGCTATTGATGTTGGTATTTTTGTTAAGCATCACAGCGAGTGCAAAATTAAGAATAGCACTCCTGCTTAACGGCAATTTAGGAGATATGTCTTTCTTTGATTCTGCTGCAGCTGGAATGAAAACTATAGAGAAAGAACTGGGAGCAACAATCAAGATTATAGAAGCAGGCCCTGATCCTAGTAATTGGGAACCTGCTTTGGCTGATTTGTCAGAAATGGGGTGGGATCTTATTATCGTTGGAACACCGACTATGGCGGAATTCGTGGAAAACATAGCCCCTCTATATCCCAAACAAAAATATATTTTCTTTGATGGTTCTGTAGATTATAGCAAGGGTGGACTGGATAATGTTTACTCAATTCAATACAAACAAAATGAAGGTTCATTTTTAGCAGGAGCATTAGCAGCGATGGTAACTTCCTCCAATCTTTCCTTTGCCAATCCTGAAAAATATATAGGTTTTTTAGGCGGGATGGATTACCCAATAATTAATGATTTTCTTATAGGTTATATCCAAGGAGCAAAATATATAGATCCTGACATTAAAGTTTCTATATCATATGTTGGTAATTTTGTAGATGCAGCTAAAGGTAAAGAGTTATCTCTCGCTCAGTATAATCAAGGTGTAGATGTAAGTTTTAATGTGGCAGGAGGGGCTGGCTTAGGACAAATCGAAGCAGCTTATGAAGTCAAGAAATACGTTATAGGTGTTGACTCAGACCAAGCTTTATTATTTGAAAAACACTCACCTGAAAAAACCGAACATATCTTAACTTCAATGCTAAAAAGGGTAGATAATTCATTAGTTCATGCAGTGAAGCGTTACGTAGAAGGAACACTCGAATTTGGTAAGATGGAAGCTTTGGGCTTAAAAGAGGGGGCTGTGGGATTAGCTGACAACAAATACTACAGACAGATAGTTCCTGAAGAAATGAGAAAAAAAATAGAAGAATTAAGTGACAAAATTGTAAATGATGAGATTATTGTTAACACAGCTTTTGGGATGAGTCAAGAAGAATTAGAGCAAATCCGTAGTTCTGTAAGAAAATAAAACGGTAATAATTACTCTTATGATTTCCTTCTATCGGAGAACTCAACAACGGGCAATCTCCAAGTTGTGAAATCCGTTGGGTTCTTGATAATGGAGACTACTGGCTAAAGACTAGGGTCTCCGTTGTTACATAAAATCTGAAGTAAGCAGCTAGCATCACACAGTCCTATAAATAAGATACAAAGATGACTTCGAGCAGATAAGTTCGCTAAGTGAACCATCCTCTCCTTCACTAAAAAAATTTGACAGACAAATGGAATGAAAGTTAGTATGCTTAAGGCACTTTAGAAAAGAAGTAACTAAAAAAGAAAAAGTATCAAAATAAATGGTTAGAATCAAAAAAGTTCTTTGAAAATTACAAAAAAGATGAAGAAAAAGTAAAAGTTAAAAGAAGAAGATAATTTTGACAGAAAAACAGGAATAAATACGATACAGTTAATGAATAACTATCTATTAAAAAGAAATAAATTAAGTGAGATTATCAATTACAAGCAAGCTGCTTCATACATTAATGTTTTAGGTGAACCAAGCAAATCTTCTCTACCCATATTATGAGCTAAGAAAGCTGAAGCAATAAGATAAAGGTTAGAAAGATTACACTCAACTTCAACAGCATTGATAAATCTCAAAGAAGTAGAATTAGTCATATCAGCCAACTTAGAAAATATAGATTCAATGAGGGTACGTTTGTTGTAAACCTTTTTGAAAGAAGAAGAATCTCTGTTCAAAGAACTACGAAAATCATCTTTAGAAAAGTTTTTGTAAGCATAACAATTATGTTTGTTTAAAGGACAGTTGGAAGGATCATCACAAACATACTTATCTCTAAAGATATTCCTTTTAGATTCAAAGTAATGAGAATGAAGAGAAAGAAGATTACCGCAATCACCAACTAAAGGTTTCTTAGAAGAAATTCTAAGCGGAATAAAAACGGTAGAATCAGTCTCTAAATGTACAAAGTCGTAAACATTATGAGGATCATAAGTGGCATCAGCCAACAAATTAAAACCATGGAGATTCAAAAGTTCTTTAGCTTTATTTAGTAAAAAAGAAAAGCATAATTCTTATCGTGATGACTAGCAGGAGAAACAAAGGTAAAAATAGGGACATTAAAAAGAGAAAGCGTATGAGCTTTAAAACCGAAAAAAGAAATAGATTGCTTTTGATTACCGTGTTTATCGTAAACAGGTTTAGAGTTAGAAACAGGTTTAACGTCAAAGTTAGCTCGGATAGGATGAGAATAATACACTTTTTGATTTATGAATTTACCATGACTCTTTTTGTTGTTAAAGAGAGAACGAAAAGAAATAGGATAAGAATCGATACACAGATTATTAGGATCGAAAATGCCCTCATCAATACCCTTTTTATTTAATAGACTGAGCAATAATCTCAAACAAAAAAGAAGTATCGAATTTCTTTTTAAAGATAGAGAAAGTAGCCTCAGAAGGGACAAAAGTTATTGATAGGATCAAATCCAATAGTTTGAGCGAATTTAGGATTAGTTCTAAGGAAATAAATCAATTCTCTCGTATTAAACCTTTAACCTTTTGAATGAACAAAGCCTTAAGGATAGACTGATTAGAATAACCGAGCCTACTGCGCTTATGGATAAAATTAGGAACAAGAGACCAATCGATAACATTGATTAAATCAAGAAGATATTTAGATTCAGAATGTTCATTAAGATATTGGTCATAAACGAAATTGAAATAAAGTTGAGAAGCATTAGAGTAGTAAGACATTTGTAAAACCTCCTTACGATTTAGTGAATTAATAATGCCAAAGAGATTATATCGTAAGGAGGTAAATGTCAACAATAGGAAGGATTAAACATACGTTAAATTGTTCGTTTTAGAATTTCTAAAGTGACTATTACTGTTATACGAGGGAGGTATAAATATGAAAGAAAACATAAATAAAAGTTTATCAAGATACAAACCAAAAAATAATTTTATTGTATTAGTTGTAAGCCTCTTGGTATTATTAAGCTTACTACCTCAAATTTTGATGGCTATATCCAAGGATACAAATACTGTATTAGGGACGGTTTATGGCAAAGTTACTGATGAAGAAGGGATTGGTATACCCGCTGTGTTACGCTTCATATCGCCAGAATCAGACATATTTGAAACACATTATACCGACTGGCTTGGAGGATTTGAATTGCATCTCCCTGCCACTAGATACACAATTGAAATCATGCATGGTCCCGAATATGAAATTGCTAGATCTTCTTTTACCCTTGTACCAAATGAAAAGAAAAAGCTTACGTTTAGTCTTTCACGTTTATACGACTTAAGCAAGATCGGATGGTTTGGAGGAGATGCTCATTTACATAGCAGCTACAGTGATGGAAGTGATGATGTAGCGTTAGTAGCCTTAGCAGCAATTAGTAACGGCCTTTCTTGGGCCTTCCTTACTGATCATAATACTGTTGAAGGCCATTCAGAGTGGCTAGCAGCTCGTAGGTTTTTACTATCGTCTACTTTATTAGAGCAAAAACAGCAGTTTATTGCTATCCCCGGAGAGGAAATTACAACGGAACTCGGTCATTTTAACGTTGCGGGAAATAGAGAACTAGTAGGTTGGACACCATCCAAGGGTAGTGAAGATTTAAAAAGAATTTTTAGTGAGGCGGTTCTCAAGAGCTCTATAACCATAGTAAATCATCCCTTTGCTCCGGACAATTTGGGTTACAAAAACTGGGAACTCATTAATTTTTTTAACGCTTTAGAAGTATGGAACGGAAGATATCCTCCTTATATGATGGAAAATTATGAAGCTATGTCTTTCTGGTTTGAATTACTTAACCAAGGCATGAAAATAGCAGGAATATCTGGAACTGATTGTCATGATATAACAGGCGAACCTTACGGATCCTTATCAATGGCTCCTTCTAATGTCATCATTGACTATTTCCCAATTTCTTCAGATTTTTTTGATGAACATGAAGCTGAGTTCAGGTCGTGGTTTCGTTCAGGCCTCTACCCAGGAAATCCTAGAGTTTATGTTAACACACCTGTACTTAATGAGTTCAACGTCTTAGGTGCTCTTTCCAGAGGCAATTGTTTTATTACAAATGGCCCTCTGGTGTTAGTCAATATCGATGATAAAGGACCCGGCGAAGTGATTCCAGTTATTGAGACAAAAAAATTAGAACTTGACATTAAAATTATGTCAAATCAACCTCTTAGCAAGATTATTATCATTCAAGGTGGAAGAATTGTTAAAGAAAAAAAATTGGCTGGATTAACTGATTATGTAACTAAAGTTGATATTGATCCAAATATTGGAGATTGGATTATAGTACAAGTTTTTGGTAACTATCCTTTATTTGCTATGACCAACCCGATCTATCTAGATAGCGACGTTCAAGAAGTAACTTCGAAAGTCAAAATCATAGGACCGGAATCAACGCTAATTTACAATGGAAGCGTGAAAGTCGTTTCTAAAACTCCAAATGCTATGAATGCTTTGATACAAGCATGCATTATATCAGGTAATTCATGGCGTGAAATGGGAGGATTGATAGTAGAAATTGCAGGATACGAAATGCAGAAAAGTGCTGGATGGATGTACGAAGTCAATGGTGAAATTCCAACTGTTGGAGCTAAGGACTACTTTCTTAAAGACGGAGATGAAGTAGTCTGGTATTGGAGTAGTTGGTAAAGAACACCTTTGAACTTATTAACTCAATATCATTTGAAAAAACCTTTTTATATACATTTTTCTCTTAATTTTCGTACTTAGAGTCATTACTTTTAAAGGCAATAGAGCAAATTTTTTGAATCTGTTCCTTTTTTTATATTTCATATTTTTATAAAGCTTAATCTAACTTAAAATGGATATTAACTTAATTACTTTTTGTTATAGGAAATAAACAAAAAGTTTTTCACAAAAATAGTTTTTGTATCAAAACAATTATTCTCATAAAACATCTTGTTATATGTACTTGGTATCATATAATTTAAAGAAGCATGTGGCCTTAGGTTATGATAGAAAAACATATAAGCGTTGTAAGCATAGAAAACATCTTCTATACTTTCAAATGAGTTAAGTTGAACAAACTCACATTTGAAGCGTTGAATAATTTAATTCAATGAATGCTTGTGAATCAGGATTGTTTTTGTATCGAAATTCAGGCGTTATCTCCATCTCATTCATAAAGCTTCAATTGCTTTTGATTTAAATTGAGGACCATTGTCTGTTCTGATTATGAGTTTTGTAGAACCAGCGTTCTGTACAAAACAGTTTTTTTACAGCATTCATAAAATCTAAGATAATTCAAAGTAACATCGTAACTTCTTTATTTAGAAATTAAAAGTAAATCACCGAATAATCAGAAATAATAGATTTAGGTCTTCCTTTTTTGTTATCAAAAACATAGTCATCGTAATTTGATTCTATGTATTTGCTAACCCATGAAGAAATATTGTTGATAAGCACAGAATATTCATCAGATAGCTCTCTCATAATTTTGTTACTGTTAAAGATACTTTTTAACAAATTGAAGTTTAAAATCATTAGAATAAAGTTTTTTCTTTTTCGTAATTTCACCGTTTGGTTTTATTTTATCACTTCCTTCATTTTTCCCCAATTCCTACAAGGGTGATTATGAGTTCTGAATGTTCATTTTGATACTGGTCATATACAAAACAAAATAACATAGAGAAGAATTACTTTAGTAAGATATTTGTTAAACCTCCTTACGTTTTAATGGATTAATAATGTTAAAAAATTACATCATAAAAGATAAATGTAACCTGGATTTAGTTTTAAAAGTATGTTAAAATATTGGTTTTGGAATTTCTAAAACGTCTACATTTATAAAAAGGAAGGTAAAAGCAGCATATTCATTACAAATGCGTGTTGGAGCATATTAACATAAAATGTTTTTCATCAAATTGAAGTTTATAATTGTTGGTATATTTTTCAGTAATTTATATTTTTATTTTTATCGCTTTTGTATTATTTTAAATTTATTTCGTGCACTCCTAAAAGGAATCCACTATGAAAGCATAAATATACTTTTTTATGGAAAAGAAAAAATAAATCATAATTATGAGCATCATACAATATCAACTGTTAAGCATTCGCTGAATTTTATCTCGTATTCATAGAAGATTCGCTTCTTTAAACAAATTTATTAAGAGTGCAAAAAATATTTTTTTCAAGGAGGATATTTAATAATGAAAACATTAATTGAAATGCGAGGAATTACAAAAGTCTACCCGAATGGTGTAATTGCTAACAACAGGGTAAATCTTGAGATCAGTTCTGGTGAAATTCACGCCATTGTAGGAGAAAATGGTGCAGGTAAAACCACCTTGATGAAAATTCTCGCTGGTTTTGTAAAACCTGATGAAGGAGAGATTTTTTATAAAGGGGAAAAAATAAAAATTAGTTCTCCTTCAGAGGCACTTGAAAAAGGTATAGGTATGGTTCATCAACATTTTATGTTAGTTCCTTCTTTGACGGTAGCAGAAAACATTGTTCTGGGAATGGAACCTAGAAAAGGTTTATCTTTTGATTTACAAAAAGCAATTAGTTTAACAAAAGAGATTTCTAAAAAATATAATATGTACGTTAATCCAAATAGTAAAGTGAAAGATATACCTGTAGGAATGAAACAAAAAGTTGAGATCTTGAAGTCTCTTCTCCGTGGTGCAGAAATACTTATTCTTGATGAACCAACCGCTGTGTTGACACCACAGGAAACCGAAAGCCTTTTCGAATCTTTACTAACTCTTAAAAAACAAGGCCACACAATTATTTTCATAACTCACAAACTAAAGGAAGTTAAAAAAATTTCCGACCGTATAACAGTGATGAAAAAGGGTCGAAACGTAGCAACTATAGCAACCCAAGAGGTTTCAGAAAAAGAAATATCCCAAATGATGGTCGGGAGAGATGTAATTTTTGAAGTTGAGAAACTACCGGTAAAACCTGGAAAAATTGTCCTTGAGGTTAAAAATTTGAGAGCTTTTAGTGAAAATGGGAGAATGATGTTGAAAAATATAAACTTCGCGGTCAGAGAAAGAGAAATAGTTGGAATTGCAGGTGTTGCTGGTAACGGGCAAAGCGAATTAGTCGAAATTTTATCAGGTCTCCGAAAAGCAGAAAGAGGACAAATTCTAATTAATGGAATTGATATCACAAATAAGAGTACAAAAATCATTAGGAACAATAAAGTATCTCATATTCCAGAGGATAGGATGAAATATGGAACAGCCCTTGAGGCTACTGTTGAAGAAAACCTTATCTCGGATAGATATGATAAACCCGAATTTAATAGGATATTAATATTAAATAAAAAGAAAATTCAAACAGAAACAGAAAAACTAGTTAAAGAATTTAATATTGCAGTAAATTCAGTTAAAACAAAAATTAAAATGCTCTCAGGGGGTAATGTTCAAAAAGTGGTTGTGGCTCGTGAAATTTCTTCAAATCCTTGCTTGTTGCTCGCAAATCAACCCACTCGAGGCGTAGATATTGGAGGGAGGGAATTTGTCCACCGTAAATTAATAGAAATGAGGGAAAAATCTGTGGGTATACTCCTGATTTCCTCTGATATAGATGAACTAATGTGTTTGAGTGATAGACTACTGATAATCTATGAGGGTGAATTAGTAGCCGCATTTTCAGATGTTGATAAAATAAACGAAGAAGAAATAGGTTTGTATATGTTAGGAATTAAAAAACAGAATGAAATAACTCTGAGGGAGGAGATGATATGAAAAAAATTCAGGTGTTTGATATTTTACGAATTTTAATCGCTCTTCTAATTGCTTTCTTTATAGGATTTATAATAATATTGTTGGTAAGTGAAGAACCATTGTATGCTTTCAAATTATTTTTAGTTGGTCCCTTCTCCAGCCTGAGACGTATAGGTAATCTTGTTGAAATGACAATTCCTTTAATTTTTACTGGTTTAGCTGTTGCTGTAGCATTTGAAGCAGGACAATTCAATATTGGAGCAGAAGGTCAATTCTTCTTTGGAGCAGCTTTAGCAACTATAATGGGAATCATTTTTAAAATCCCAGCAATTCTGCATGTTCCATTGGCATTATTAGGGGGTATAGTTGGAGGTGGTTTAGTCGGAGGGATTCCTGGGCTTCTAAAAGCTAAGTGGCAAGTTAATGAATTAGTTTCTTCTTTAATGCTAAATTTTATTTTCTTACATTTTAGTCTCTACTTAGTAAATAATCATTTTCGAGATGTACATACGGGTATTATGGCTTCCTGGAAAATAGAAGAAACCGCTTGGTTAAAACAATTTATACCAGGAACCCGCATTCATGTAGGTGTCTTTATTTCAATCATAATGGTCATTTTTACTTATTACTTCCTTTATCGTACAAAATGGGGGTATGCTCTTAGAATGACGGGTATTAATAAAGATTTTGCAATTTACTCAGGTATTAATGTCGCATCTGTAATTATTTATTCTCAAGTAATTAGTGGGGCTCTTGCTGGATTAGGTGGAGCTATCGAAATACTGGGTATTCATCACCGATTTCAGTGGCAAGCATTACCAGGGTATGGCTTTGATGGAATGATAATTGCTATAATGGCTAAGAACAACCCAGCTTTTATTCCTATAGCGTCATTATTTTTAGCTTACATTAGAAAAGGGGCTGAGGTAATGAACATGATGAGCGATGTTCCAGCAGAAGTTGTAAATATTATCCAGGCAATAATAATTTTCTTTGTAACAGCTGAAGCTTTTTTAAGTAAATATCAACATAAGCTAGTGGTTAAAGAGGTGACAACAAATGGTTAAAGTTCTTCAAGGAATTTTTACAGTTTCTTTTTTTCATGCCATTTTTAGAGTAACAACCCCTATTTTATTTGCTTCTCTGGCGGCGTTAATTTCAGATGTATGTGGCATCGTAAATGTAGGAATTGAAGGGTTAATGTTAATATCGGCCCTAACCGGGGTAGTGATAAGTGCCTTGACACAAAGTGCTTGGTCTGGCATGATTGTTGGAGTTATAGTTTCAGCATTATTTTCTCTTCTCCTAGCATACTTCCATTTGAAATTAAAAACGAACATTATCCTTGCGGGAATTGCTTTGAACTTGATGGCGAGTGGTGGAACTGTTTTTGTGTTAGCAGTCCTTACTGGTCAAAAAGGTGTTTCCACAGCTCTTAATAGTAGAGTTTTGCCTGATATTAGAATTCCTTTCATTGACAAAATTCCTATACTTGGTGAAATTTTATCTAATCATAATGTATTAACATATATTGCCTTTATTTCTGTTCCTCTTGTGTGGTACTTTATGTATAGGATGCCTTTGGGTTTAAAATTTAGGACAATTGGAGAAAATCCTGAAGCTGCTCGTTCAGTTGGGATCAATGTCCACCGTCTTCAATACCTAGCACTGGTTTTAAGTGGTTTATTTGCAGGCCTTGCAGGTGTTTATATGTCGATGGGTTATGTTTCTTGGTTTGTTCGAGACATGGCCGCCGGTAGAGGTTTTATGGGTCTTGCAGCAGCTGCGATGGGAGGTAATAAGCCTTTTCTTGTTATGTTAGCTGCACTATTATTTGGTATTGCTGATGCTTTGTCAAATTATCTACAATCTTTGCGAATTCCTTCTGAAATTGTTCACATGATTCCTTATCTAATAACTGTTGTCTTTCTTACTATATATGCCATATTTTTGCACCATAAAAAAATGAAAAAGATTACTTTTAGTGCAGATGATGCTTGATATTTTGCGTTAAAAAGAAAAGTCAAGGCAAAGCCCCAAATTAGGTGTTACTTAATTAATATTATATGAGGAGTGTGAAACATGAAAGCATGGAAAAATGAATTAAAAAGAAGAAAAAACGCTAAACCATCAAAATTAAGCGAAGAAAATTGGGGAAAAATGCAAGAATTAAGCATATTTCCCGACGATTTACTGTTAGCTTTTTGGGAAAGCAATGTACCTGGTTCCGATGCTCCAGAATCAATGATTGTTGGAGCTGTCCAATCAGTTGAAAACATGGGGAGAGATGTTTCAAAAGCAGAAATCTTATTAGAAAAAGGATTTCAATATCTAACGACTGGTGACTACCCAAAGTTAAAAGCTATAACCAGCGAAATATTTTATTTGCTCGACAACGCTCCAATCATAGAAAGTCATAGTTTTCACAATTATAGTAGACCTTTAAAATGGGGAGAGATTTCCAAATCTTTTCCTCAAACAAAATTCACTCCCTCCAACAATGTTGATCTAAAAGATAAAATTCATGGTGGATGGCTTGGACAACTTGCAGGCGGTTCTATGGGTACAAGATTGGAAGGATACACTCATGATGCTCTAGAACAAGTTTATGGGGATGAATTAGGTCATTATATTGGAGAGGTGTCTACTTTAAATGACGATGTAACTTACGAATTAATCTTCTTAAAAACATATGAAGAAAAGAAAAAAGAAATATCTTCTACCGACATTGCAAAAAATTGGATTAGCTACATTCCTTTTGGATGGAGTGCAGAATTAATAGCTCTTGAGAATATTAAGAGAGGAATTTTTCCGCCAGTCTCTGGATATTTTCATAATCCGTTCCAAGAATGGATTGGTGCCCAAATGCGATGTATGGTTCAAGGATTAATCGCCCCTGGTGATCCGTATAAGGCTGCAAAGCTTGCATTCATTGATTCTCAAGTTTCACACAGTGGAAACGGCATATATGGCGGGATACACTCTGCAGTAATGACCTCTTTAGCCTTTGTTCTAAACGATCCTAAAAAAATTATAATAGAATCCTTGCAATATATTCCAAAAAATACAGAATTTAACAAAATTGTACTTGATGTGATAAAATACTGCCAAGAAACGAGCAATTGGCTTACAGTTTTAAGAAAAGTAGAAAACGATTTCGAAAGTTATAATTGGGTTCATCTTTACCCAAACACTGCAGCTGTAATAACTTCTTTATGGTTTGGAGAGGGTAATTTTGATGAATCAATGAAAATTGTTGCCTCTTTTGGATATGACGTAGACTGTAATGCAGGTGAAATCGGTACAATTTTAGGAATTATATACGGTAAGCAAAATTTGCCCAACCACTGGTCTAATCCTTTAAAAAACTGTTTAGAAACATATCTCCCTTTTTTCAAAAAAATGAAGATATCTGATCTGGCAGAATGGACATATGAACTAACAAATATCACCTGATATTTTAAAGTATTTGTTAAGAAGATAATTAAAGTGTAAGAAATATCTTTTTCCTTGATTACTGATTGAAAAAGAAAAAGCTAATGAATATTTGCAAACAGGTACAATTTATTTTCCAGTAGATCTTCAACTTG is a window of Defluviitoga tunisiensis DNA encoding:
- a CDS encoding LacI family DNA-binding transcriptional regulator, whose product is MPDKITIKEIAKEAGVSISTVSRVINGSSPVKKETKEKVLNAINKLNYYPDALARSLRVGYTDTIGIIIPNIANPFFATLVRGAEDYLRSKGYSLIICNSDNAVDQEKKLFNILAEKKVDGILYSGIGDHLEKFNHINIPIVFIDRVIKDNRFSYVCSNHYKGMEDLLNYLFETNHKRYVFISGKKEIFSAVERLRAFGNFVKKNKIEYKILEGEYTYESGLINGKKIKKLPDVVVCSNDLIAYGVIESFKERKIKVPQDVSVTGYDDITFSKMFSPALTTVRQPIYEMGKISAEIIHRLLIKKDDYIPVKLFQNQVIVRESTRNPRNK
- a CDS encoding BMP family ABC transporter substrate-binding protein — its product is MKKRILKVATLLMLVFLLSITASAKLRIALLLNGNLGDMSFFDSAAAGMKTIEKELGATIKIIEAGPDPSNWEPALADLSEMGWDLIIVGTPTMAEFVENIAPLYPKQKYIFFDGSVDYSKGGLDNVYSIQYKQNEGSFLAGALAAMVTSSNLSFANPEKYIGFLGGMDYPIINDFLIGYIQGAKYIDPDIKVSISYVGNFVDAAKGKELSLAQYNQGVDVSFNVAGGAGLGQIEAAYEVKKYVIGVDSDQALLFEKHSPEKTEHILTSMLKRVDNSLVHAVKRYVEGTLEFGKMEALGLKEGAVGLADNKYYRQIVPEEMRKKIEELSDKIVNDEIIVNTAFGMSQEELEQIRSSVRK
- a CDS encoding CehA/McbA family metallohydrolase; the protein is MKENINKSLSRYKPKNNFIVLVVSLLVLLSLLPQILMAISKDTNTVLGTVYGKVTDEEGIGIPAVLRFISPESDIFETHYTDWLGGFELHLPATRYTIEIMHGPEYEIARSSFTLVPNEKKKLTFSLSRLYDLSKIGWFGGDAHLHSSYSDGSDDVALVALAAISNGLSWAFLTDHNTVEGHSEWLAARRFLLSSTLLEQKQQFIAIPGEEITTELGHFNVAGNRELVGWTPSKGSEDLKRIFSEAVLKSSITIVNHPFAPDNLGYKNWELINFFNALEVWNGRYPPYMMENYEAMSFWFELLNQGMKIAGISGTDCHDITGEPYGSLSMAPSNVIIDYFPISSDFFDEHEAEFRSWFRSGLYPGNPRVYVNTPVLNEFNVLGALSRGNCFITNGPLVLVNIDDKGPGEVIPVIETKKLELDIKIMSNQPLSKIIIIQGGRIVKEKKLAGLTDYVTKVDIDPNIGDWIIVQVFGNYPLFAMTNPIYLDSDVQEVTSKVKIIGPESTLIYNGSVKVVSKTPNAMNALIQACIISGNSWREMGGLIVEIAGYEMQKSAGWMYEVNGEIPTVGAKDYFLKDGDEVVWYWSSW
- a CDS encoding ABC transporter ATP-binding protein → MKTLIEMRGITKVYPNGVIANNRVNLEISSGEIHAIVGENGAGKTTLMKILAGFVKPDEGEIFYKGEKIKISSPSEALEKGIGMVHQHFMLVPSLTVAENIVLGMEPRKGLSFDLQKAISLTKEISKKYNMYVNPNSKVKDIPVGMKQKVEILKSLLRGAEILILDEPTAVLTPQETESLFESLLTLKKQGHTIIFITHKLKEVKKISDRITVMKKGRNVATIATQEVSEKEISQMMVGRDVIFEVEKLPVKPGKIVLEVKNLRAFSENGRMMLKNINFAVREREIVGIAGVAGNGQSELVEILSGLRKAERGQILINGIDITNKSTKIIRNNKVSHIPEDRMKYGTALEATVEENLISDRYDKPEFNRILILNKKKIQTETEKLVKEFNIAVNSVKTKIKMLSGGNVQKVVVAREISSNPCLLLANQPTRGVDIGGREFVHRKLIEMREKSVGILLISSDIDELMCLSDRLLIIYEGELVAAFSDVDKINEEEIGLYMLGIKKQNEITLREEMI
- a CDS encoding ABC transporter permease; protein product: MKKIQVFDILRILIALLIAFFIGFIIILLVSEEPLYAFKLFLVGPFSSLRRIGNLVEMTIPLIFTGLAVAVAFEAGQFNIGAEGQFFFGAALATIMGIIFKIPAILHVPLALLGGIVGGGLVGGIPGLLKAKWQVNELVSSLMLNFIFLHFSLYLVNNHFRDVHTGIMASWKIEETAWLKQFIPGTRIHVGVFISIIMVIFTYYFLYRTKWGYALRMTGINKDFAIYSGINVASVIIYSQVISGALAGLGGAIEILGIHHRFQWQALPGYGFDGMIIAIMAKNNPAFIPIASLFLAYIRKGAEVMNMMSDVPAEVVNIIQAIIIFFVTAEAFLSKYQHKLVVKEVTTNG
- a CDS encoding ABC transporter permease gives rise to the protein MVKVLQGIFTVSFFHAIFRVTTPILFASLAALISDVCGIVNVGIEGLMLISALTGVVISALTQSAWSGMIVGVIVSALFSLLLAYFHLKLKTNIILAGIALNLMASGGTVFVLAVLTGQKGVSTALNSRVLPDIRIPFIDKIPILGEILSNHNVLTYIAFISVPLVWYFMYRMPLGLKFRTIGENPEAARSVGINVHRLQYLALVLSGLFAGLAGVYMSMGYVSWFVRDMAAGRGFMGLAAAAMGGNKPFLVMLAALLFGIADALSNYLQSLRIPSEIVHMIPYLITVVFLTIYAIFLHHKKMKKITFSADDA